GAAAAGCGGACAAGACATGGACCTTTGACTACAAGGCAACGTCATTTTGGCATTTTCTTTTACCGGAACATCTTTTATGCAGGAGAgaataataactttaaaaacTCAACACCGCCTGGATGGTTAGATGAAGGCAATGACTTCCCAAGGTACGATAAGTTACTGAAGCTGCTTGATGAAGTAATACAAAAGCTGTGCAGAGAGAGTTTGTGCAGAAAGACAGTTAAAGGCCCTATTTACCTCTGTCCAAGGTTTTAAGAACAGGGAAGTTGCAGTTACTACAATAATCAGGCATCTGGTTTCAAGTACAACTCGGTTTAAATGGtgtttaaacttttttatttattgatagaGGAGAATTTGTTAATGGTTAATGAACATAAAGGGGCTTATTATTGATGTTACTATTTTATAAACCCCGTTTATCCATCCTCAGTATTTTATGCGCAATAAAGCATTAATCAAGtaatacatatttttcttatGATCGTTGACATTTGTTTGGGAGTCATAGTGTTTTCCCCagacattttgatttaataataaataatggcATGTCTGTGACACAATGGCTTTTTAACACTTAAATGTAACATCTCTTTGTTCTAATAATAAGGAACATAGAGTAATaagtgtgacaataaacttaaccttccttttttattgtgttataaAGTAGCctatatagtttatatattcTACATGTTGCTGCTTTCTtaataatattcaatattttgaaTCTCAGTGATGCTTGTTACTGTTAAATGTAGAATCAAGGAAGACgtccttatatatatatatatatatatatatatatatatatatatatatacatttttaatgtttattttaaattgactGTTTTTGATGCTTCTTGCAGATCCATCAGAGAGATCTTTATATGACAGACATTAGTCCAAACCTTGTTGAATGTGACTTTTGGGATGTTTTTGTGCTAAATGTCTATTTTAAGAGTAAATGTGGTCTCTTAATTGCATGTGTTTGGCAGGTCCCTGACTAATGAAGCTGTAAAATGACTGCTCTAAGACTGCCGGGCTGAGCAGCCGGACCTCCCGCAGCTGTGTTGTGGCTCCCTCTGCTGTGCGACTAAGGAAGGCCACGAGTAGCAGGCAGTATGGACTACAAACTGGAGGAAGGGATGAACGCTGTCATCGTCAGACACTACAACCACACAGGGAAGTGGGATCCGTTTCGCAGCATCGAGGCCTGTAAGCTGGCCGTGCTGCTCTTCATCTGCGTGCTGATCGTCCTGGAGAACGTCATGGTCCTGCTCGCCCTCTGGAAGAACAAGCGCTTCCACAGCCGCATGTACTTCCTCATTGGAAACCTGGCGCTGTCAGACCTGCTGGCTGGTGTGGCCTATGCAGTGAACATCTTTACTTCAGGAAAGAACACCTACTACCTGACGCCGGTGCAGTGGCTGGCCAGAGAAGGGAGCATGTTTGTGGCCCTCAGCGCCTCAACCTTCAGCCTTCTGGCCATTGGGATCGAGAGGCACATGACGATGGTGCGTCTGCGTCCCTGTGAGACGGCGGGTCGAGGGAGGCTCCTGGGACTGCTGGCAGCCTGCTGGCTTGTGTCAGTGCTGCTCAGTGCTCTGCCCAGCCTAGGGTGGAACTGCCTGGACAATGTGACCTCCTGCTCCACGGTGCTGCCGCTCTACGCTAAGAGTTACGTGGCCTTCTGCATCAGTGTCTTCAGTGCTCTGTTGGTGGCCATCATCATCCTCTACATCAGGATCTACCGCCTGGTGACCTCCAGCGGTCGCAGGGTGAGCAGTCGGCCTTCGGAACGCTCACTGGCCCTGCTGCGGACGGTGGTTATTGTTCTTGGGGTGTTTGTCATGTGCTGGGCgccgctcttcctcctgctgctgctggatgtggGTTGCAGCCCATATAAGTGCCCTGTGCTCTACAAGGTGGACTGGTTCATCGCTCTGGCTGTGCTCAACTCTGCCCTCAATCCTCTGATATACACCCTGTCCAGCAGGGAGATGAGAGCAGCCTTCTTTcggctgctgtgctgctgtcagAGCAGTTTGGAGTCAACTGGCTCTCCTGTCGTGGGCAACCTCAACCTGGGCACGGTCATCCCCACAGCAGAGAACAGCAAGACCAGtctgggtggaggagggggcagTGGTACTGGCAAGTCCACACTGAACAGAGGGAAGGCTCCAACGCCTATGAACTCGGACAACAAGAATGGGGATCCCTCTGCCACTGCTGTGCCGCACCACTCCGGGCCCACAGACCTGCTCTCAGCCGTGTTGGTGAAGGCGCGGCCGCCCCTCAGCAAGTTCTGAGTGGAAGCACTTTAACGAGGCCTTAACGTCAAAAAGACATAGACGTAGAACTGACACAATCCTGCTATCAGCCACTTTTTGTTTATGCACTATGACCAGGGTAGCATGGATGTGAATCAGTGGACCAGATAATTCCAGATTGTAGATTATGGTACAATCCAAATCGTTAAAGCCACTTTTTACAATACTTCAACATTATTGCTCACATTACCAGAGTGACTGAAAGCTTGAAATAGTTTGACACAGTGATCAAATTGAACATTTCAAAACTATGAAAAGTAAGAGGACAGTTTCTTGGACCCGGATTAAACCAAGCCCCAAATGAAATGCTGTGATACTTTAGAGATATTTGTGGGCGTTGCCTTGCCTGGAATTTCAGGACTGtagccaatttttttttactttgtttagcTCAGAATATTTCCCTTCATCCAGCCGTTTATCGTTATGAAACTGAACGTCAGTAAAATAACATGTCAGTTTTAAACTAACATGTATAATGAAGCGGCAGGACCAATCAAAGAGGGTTCACGGGATAATACTCATGTCTTGTTGACTGACAGGTCTATGTCAATAATTTAATTGATGGGATCACTTTGCCAAATGCTAGCTCACGTTAATAATGGATATACATAGATTCTTTTACCAGGTAAAGGGGTTGAAAATGTAGCACAAACATCCATTGATGCTGAGCCATAAAAACAAGGTAGTTAAATGTCTGTATGTTACATGAACATGATATGAGAAGAGCATATGCAATACACAGCTCACTTTGTATTGCACTGCAGCTAATATCTATGGAAGTGATCAATAGTCATACAGTCCTGGTGTCGTATAAGTTATTAAGACAAATCTATTTGGATTTAATTGATCTGGTGCCGTAAAGACAGTGACAAGACCCAGGCAAGTTGCCTAATATTGTCAGATGACAATTACCACGGCTTCCAGAAGACAAAATGTAGCTGAGTTGATAACGTTAGATACAAAGTTGGCTCACTCATGAAAGATGTCAGATCAAACTGTAGAATAAACACAGAATCCATATGAATTAGATCTGTCACGCTAACACATCGTGGTTATAAAAGATAAAGTGGTAAATTGGTAGAAAGGGTCAAACTCACATTATATGTGTTACATGCGTCCAATCATACAGTAGTGAGAGCTACTACTTATTGAAGTTTGGCTAACTAGGAAGAATTAATGCATTGACCGATGCCTTTCACCTGTGAAATGTAGATGACAAATTtcagagcaacaacaacaataacaatgatagatgataacaataacaaataataaaccaagttttacattttatcgTAGCTCTCTAACGTGCAGTAACAGAAGTATTTACGTTTTGATGGAGAAGAATCTGGGCTCAGCTCCTAATGTTTAACAGTCCAGTCAACGCCCGCTGTTAATATCAGTAACAGTATTATTATATTCATCAGTGTTGTGTCTGtcaatgtgtttctttttttcattatatGCAGGGCACTTTGTTTAACCTTGTTTTTTCTCCGTGCTATTTGAAGATTCTTTTAAAACAGCAGCATTTCAAATCACAGTTGGCaaactatttattttctatGAAAACATTTGGCATCTTTGTGCGTGCGTAAACCCCCTCATGGTACTTGGACTTACTTCATGAGTTTTGTTATGATTTGAGATGCACTGTAAGACTTTGTCAGACCAGCGGCCTCTTGAGGCTGTGATGCTCATCACACACCAGAAAACCAAACCTGTTACATGGATGTTATTACTAGCTTCTTACCACTTGTGGGCGAGATTATCACGTTTGCCCTGAAGGTGGCGCTACAGGAAAAGCAACGTTTTTTACATGAAGTCGGAAGAGATTCTGGTTTTATTATAACCACCAGTTTCAGACATGTCAGGCTGCAGCTCTGTCAGTTGGTTCCTCTTTCATCTGTTTCAGCTGTAATAGCCACACGGAAggacctctctctcttctcagcaGCACGTGTATAAACCACTCCGTCAACTAACCACTAGTGACTGAAATGAGCGCTGGATGTGAATAATTTAATGGTGGACTGTAAATGACAATTCTGCCCTGGGTGATGTAGTGCCTTATACGATTATATAGCGAAATAAAATCCCATTCCCCTTTTAATGAGGTTTCTCACACGTCTCATGTTGTTATATTAAATCAGGGGCCTTCCTCTCATtcatattctgtgtgtgttttgatccACTTTATAGTCAGTCAAGAAGAAACACAGTGATGTTTGGGGTCTTTTGTAGAATAAGTGGGGATCTTTGCTCATAGCAGACACATGTAGCAGTAGGAAATGCTCTGTTTTGTCAGTTTATTACAGTTTAACCTGCTGCATACAGATAATATCCTGGTGGGAAGATAAATATTTCTCTCTTACTCAGACCAAGGTCAGACATTGATGAACAATGTAGATAAATTCTTGACACAGGTTTTCATTTGGCTGAGTTCAGGTTAGTATAAGTCATGAATCTCATTCTTTGAAGAGCTTCCTCTTTTAAGTCTCTGGAACTCCAAGGTTATCTTGTCTATAACATTCAAACAGTTGGGtggaggttttgttttattttcacttgaaACCTTTTGTTAAATCCATCATTAGAAGGATTGGGGATTATTGCTTCACACACATGTAAAGGGCAAAACAAAGGGAGTGACTGAAGGTTGTCAATGTGAATACTGAGAAATGATCAAACCCTTGCAGAGAAGGTTGCTTCATCCTGAGCTGATGGCTTGGGCCGATAGCAGCGACGGCAAAGACCATGAGACACGAGCTGACAGACTGGCATTTCATACTTACCTCAGCTCAAGGGTGTGTTTCTGCTCCGCCTCCACATCCAGTTGCTGATGGGAAAGGAAAACGAAGACGCAACAGCAGCCAAGCATTTCCAGCATAAAGGTCACCGACTGCTTCCTGTCAGAAACGTCTGATCCCTCTTTCCTGGAATAGCCGGGGACGATCGTGACCTTATGCCATGTGGAACATTAGAAAATGCCAGAACGTTGAGCTGTGGGGAGTTATTTGTAGTGAGTGAGTGAATCCTCTGCTTCCTTATCCTGCTCCTCATCCATCTTGTGCGCCATGTtatcctctcccttctctcacCACTATCACATCCTCATTGGATTAGGTTTAATAAATTGTTTAGATTCATCCATCAATCTATTATCTGTAAAGCTGTAGCTGAAGTATGTCCGAGCTGACATTGGGCCAGAGAGGGGGGTAGAACAATTCCTAAAAAGACCAGGAATCTAATCTAAGAGCTGAAGAATTGACACATAAAAAACTATTGGAGACAATGacccaaacaaaaaaacatttacctctggccataaaaataaataaatactgagacATCCTCCATTTTCTATTAGCAGATAAAACCTTTGTTTACAAGATGTGCAGCACTCAGTGATGGGTGTTTGTTATGTTTCTTAAATTCCTAATCTCTGCACAGGATTtagttgctgtttttctttcctgatCACCACTTACTAATACTGACAACGGGTTTTCAGTAAAACCTGAACCTTGAAACTGACACAACGTCTCTGTCATTTTAACTCAAACTGTATTAAATGTGCACAATAAAAACGAGATTGAAAGACACATCCCAGCTTCCAACTGTTCTCTTCCTCACTCCTTGTCTTCCATTCGTCTAGAAGGACCAAAAAACACAATCGGTAAAATCaataaattcattttcattcaaatcttCTGTGTGTCCTCGCATTCCAGATGTGGCAGTTTTCCATTTCTCCAGTCCACTGAATCTAACACAGTTCTCCAGCTGCGTGTGCTAACTGGGTCAAACACCTTAATAAATCATGTTAACTAAATAGCCATCACTGGTCTTCTTTGAGGATTTAGACATGGTGGATTTGTGTCATTCTCTGTGCACAATGCCTATTTGCATAAGACTAATGTGAACACGACGGAGGACAAGAGAATCACACCACCCCCCTGTCACCGTGATCCTGGATTTATCTTGCTGCATGGTGAGGAAACGtgcacgcatgtgtgtgtgtgcatgtgcaatgTGTCCCGGTTTTTGTACAGTACAGACATGTTTGcaccgtatgtgtgtgtgtgtgagagagagaaagaacaaagacTCCATCTGGTCCGAGCCGCTGAGTGTGCCAGTATGAaacacttctttctttcttgtccCTTTTTGAAGCAGCTCGGAGGTGGAGTGGGGGCCAGGCGAGGAGCGGCCAGGGGTCCTATTTGAGGCGGCCCCCCAACCGAAGCCAGTCTGTCCTCTGTGGCTCAGTGGGACTGCTCTCACAAgagatgacacacacattcattcggTGTGTGATGCTTCCCCCTCACTACCTACACAGCTCTCAGATTCAACCCAGTGTAATTACATGTGGAGAAAGGCGAGCAAAGACCCAGGCTGGGAGATTTGGTGATAAGATCCCTTGGATCAGAGGGTTTTATCCAGGAGGGAGATGGGGAGACGCTGGGAGAGGGAGCCAAGGCAAAGGTCACTTCACAGGAGGTTATCTAAAGGAACCGACTAAGACTTGGATTGGTTCTTCCCAGCATCCCTTTGTGCACCCCATTCATTCTGCTGTCTAGTGTTGATCAAGACTCCGAGTCAGGGCagaatttttttaaactggattTAACGTCTCAGTTACGTCACTATATCcccatgtgtttttattttgctattcacatttacacagtgcatctatccacGGACcatctggttagtggacaaccagCTCTGTCTCCTCAGCCGGTGTTTCTGCAGCTAGTTATTCATTAAATTCTTGTCATGATATAATctcagttttttaaatgaaaaaaatgtaaccttcaGCTATAATTCTGTAAATGTCAAGgtttgtaaaaagaaaattgaaaaatgtaaataatctaTTTGTCTACATTTGAAGATGTGACTGGGTGCAGTTGGAAGATGTTCTTCTAAAAACAGGCATCCAGCTTGAGTCAGATGAAACAGGCCCTTTTGGCACAGGTTTGGTTAAAAGCGTACTGACCTGAATTCATCGAGGTCGGGTATAGTGAATCATGGTCAAGTACACAATGTCACTATTACACTACATACACACAACTACTGCTACATTATTACACAAGATCTCTGCTGTCACAAGTGCATCATTTCATGAGTAGTCATGGGTCAGACTGTCAAGTTTCATGACTGGATTTGCACAGTTCTGATGCCATCGTGTCGACaaaacctgtccacagacttTTAAACGTTCACCAAAGTACTTGGGGCAGAAGTGGATAAACCATCCATTCCAAATTCTACCCCACAAATATCCCCCT
The nucleotide sequence above comes from Platichthys flesus chromosome 9, fPlaFle2.1, whole genome shotgun sequence. Encoded proteins:
- the s1pr3a gene encoding sphingosine 1-phosphate receptor 3a gives rise to the protein MDYKLEEGMNAVIVRHYNHTGKWDPFRSIEACKLAVLLFICVLIVLENVMVLLALWKNKRFHSRMYFLIGNLALSDLLAGVAYAVNIFTSGKNTYYLTPVQWLAREGSMFVALSASTFSLLAIGIERHMTMVRLRPCETAGRGRLLGLLAACWLVSVLLSALPSLGWNCLDNVTSCSTVLPLYAKSYVAFCISVFSALLVAIIILYIRIYRLVTSSGRRVSSRPSERSLALLRTVVIVLGVFVMCWAPLFLLLLLDVGCSPYKCPVLYKVDWFIALAVLNSALNPLIYTLSSREMRAAFFRLLCCCQSSLESTGSPVVGNLNLGTVIPTAENSKTSLGGGGGSGTGKSTLNRGKAPTPMNSDNKNGDPSATAVPHHSGPTDLLSAVLVKARPPLSKF